In Plasmodium brasilianum strain Bolivian I chromosome 1, whole genome shotgun sequence, a single genomic region encodes these proteins:
- a CDS encoding hypothetical protein (conserved Plasmodium protein), which produces MEGSLEVIGEGNKMIVLRTNDEEKGENVINVTNNGSIYIVSRLLGITTIYSGLLYNGNFVLYTCCDLLKHIHFYSYIFLKYSVIKIMKENEAKNLNIILQYYWVKKLCHEKIQIFEDNLLANNNFVVFNSYFTNFIKSTFYKYHNPWKVNEYINKMKTYIIHNIDIFLTYFLHNWEKIAQDLYDDIKVFVKYMSKKKNIVYIKKYIVTYVKNINVHEIIRNIIIYFNQYIHILKDKKKKKKKISTNKYLFESFYNNYNFTYRNNSKKNNIGYVEENLFFIPLYLCRDLEKCEGGPLSELKGEGKEERKDDGQNDAQNDAQNDAQNDAQNVAQNVGQNDAQNDGQNEDEQSGNTPFCTPANSCILEETNSNKTNELPNIWSDNLPSNCTIGEKKKKEFSYKYISVEIKLKCGMADYCNMFDRYNMQQLIKLKNKSSKYLSLYVPSTFFHMHYWDVFTNLNYIFLFKSNNINLYINNKRYINTSLHTFNHFSNFFYDYAFHVPKNDTLISYFNYLNEQKGNKGIGIGGLGGERYPYSEDDDYVHITVKEKDNMKNIACSGKMNILKKKNLNKQGRIKNYIHVHNKKTDLIMNNYTFLLNKMQMEKMWKTTWNKTWKGRNNFYNIIDYCQKNYILPEHINYAYRNYIFSNYFYFKYIIFGSYYDIRDIFLSLRRGDYRNSLRKIVSFFDLYKAMYYTNIKCFCRNTVYSLKRRYSVISENNLLTEKINCTSRKKGNVLHKQNNLVNFKYYRRYYNNVRGCYFENFFPFYMKYGYYINMNRRKRVTYFNMYNNVNTKLLNEKLVRVKKQYNEMCYVYKNVKTKLKNEYLTIMKNQFEMKSKLCKNWLVKIKNELLYLYDRKLKTNFYYNFFITNKLNLVVKAYFQVCNYYLRGILNEVKVIYREKGYEEQVNKNVRLVYSMVLDFLRGKFYTTGKRSGTCSRYCSVGSGSTSMCYHNYYINSLHHNRGKWENVELVENILWNVRRRSAQMNPFEGNENNENLVLLSSIIRREKYVFYKVLYFQCFSAGQIQIVYCMMELIKIFEKIFFLKKSEDIFSNFKYYNTSLKSFFCANKNEYFRRNKYLAQLVDTKRIKRLSDYIFLSNNIFCDKKNMNKEGKKFKYKRNNNIKYSSFIYLQNVHFLLGNELLIDALKIINKFTDDYFSYLITEMKSNTRKLYHILYDEGINNFREKYTCSSYKSSMKKKKNRKKKMKEILSKNTLITTHHFHYLTSQEFKDHVNADSITFQKKKNIHTKALQIYKNMIYFVCRFLISKTFCDNSTIFNIYSREDNTYDGADTVELFRKNRFKMLTIRRRKGKQKNKSAPVIASDAVPTAASVYLGANFPKEGISTGINRITQKGRVHINDCAISFSKRYISRIKFLSYSYPSRAVNLKKRKVKCTKKLNKQLKRMMINTYIPQTNKKVFYRISIIDISMKSLKKMDYWEKQMNDIISVYGRFFSK; this is translated from the coding sequence atggAAGGTTCATTAGAAGTAATTGGAGAAGGAAATAAGATGATTGTACTACGAACAAATGATGAAGAAAAGGGggaaaatgtaataaatgtAACAAATAATggcagtatatatatagtaagtAGGCTATTGGGtattactactatttatTCAGGCCTGTTATATAATGgcaattttgttttgtaCACGTGTTGTGATTTACTTAAGcacatacatttttatagctatatttttttaaaatattcagttataaaaataatgaaagaaaatgaagcaaaaaatttaaatataattttgcaGTATTATTGGGTTAAGAAATTATGTCATGAGAAGATTCAAATTTTTGAAGATAATTTATTAGCTAACAATAATTTTGTCGTTTTCAATTcttattttacaaatttcataaaaagtacattttataaataccaTAATCCATGGAAGGTGAAcgaatatattaacaaaatgaaaacatatataatacataatatagaCATATTTTTAACCTATTTTTTGCATAATTGGGAAAAAATAGCACAAGATTTATATGATGACATAAAAGTATTTGTTAAGTATATgagtaagaaaaaaaatatagtttatattaagaaatatatagttacatatgtaaaaaatataaacgtTCATGAAATAATTCggaatattataatttattttaatcagtatatacatattcttaaggacaaaaaaaaaaaaaaaaaaaagatttctACAAACAAGTATTTATTTGAATcgttttataataattataattttacgtatcgtaataattcaaaaaaaaataatattggcTATGTggaagaaaatttatttttcattcctCTGTACTTGTGTAGAGATCTCGAAAAGTGTGAAGGTGGTCCATTGAGCGAGTTAAAAGGGGAGGGAAAAGAGGAGAGAAAAGATGATGGACAGAATGATGCACAGAATGATGCACAAAATGATGCACAGAATGATGCACAAAATGTTGCACAAAATGTTGGACAAAATGATGCACAGAATGATGGACAAAATGAGGACGAGCAAAGTGGCAATACACCATTTTGCACACCCGCCAATTCGTGTATTTTGGAAGAAacaaattcaaataaaacgAATGAGCTTCCAAACATATGGAGCGATAATCTTCCTTCAAATTGCACTATTggtgaaaaaaagaaaaaagaattttcttacaaatacataagtgttgagataaaattaaaatgtggTATGGCAGATTATTGTAACATGTTTGATAGGTATAATATGCAACagcttataaaattaaaaaataaaagtagtaAATATTTGTCCTTATATGTACCAAGTACCTTTTTTCATATGCATTATTGGGatgtttttacaaatttaaattatatttttttatttaaaagtaaCAATATTAacttgtatataaataataaaagatatataaacaCGTCTCTTCACACGTTTAATCattttagtaattttttttacgacTACGCTTTTCATGTGCCAAAAAATGATACTCTTATCTCGTAtttcaattatttaaatgagcAAAAAGGGAATAAAGGAATAGGAATAGGAGGATTAGGAGGAGAGAGGTACCCATATTCTGAGGATGACGATTATGTCCACATTACGGTCAAAGAAAAAGACAATATGAAGAATATTGCTTGTTCAGGCAAAATgaacattttgaaaaaaaaaaacctgaACAAGCAAggtagaataaaaaattacatacatgttcataataaaaaaaccgatttaattatgaataattacacatttttattgAACAAAATgcaaatggaaaaaatgtgGAAAACAACATGGAATAAAACTTGGAAAGGTAGGAacaatttttacaatataatagACTATTGTCAGAAGAATTATATTCTTCCAGAGCATATAAATTACGCGTACaggaattatatatttagtaattatttttattttaagtacATTATATTCGGTTCGTACTATGACATCAGAGATATATTTCTCTCTTTAAGAAGAGGAGATTATCGAAATTCTTTGAGGAAGATAGTCTccttttttgatttatataaAGCTATGTACTATAcgaatataaaatgtttttgtaGAAATACAGTTTATTCACTTAAAAGGCGGTACTCAGTAATTTCtgagaataatttattaactgaaaaaataaattgcacATCAAGGAAGAAGGGAAATGTTTTACATAAACAAAACAACTTGGTCAACTTCAAATATTACAGAAGGTATTATAACAACGTACGAGGGtgttattttgaaaattttttcccattttatatgaaatatggatattatattaacatgAACAGGAGAAAAAGAGTTAcctattttaatatgtacaaTAATGTTAACACAAAACTGCTTAATGAGAAGCTTGTAAGAGTGAAGAAGCAGTATAATGAAATGTGTTACGTgtacaaaaatgtaaagacgaaattgaaaaatgaatatcttacaattatgaaaaatCAGTTTGAGATGAAAAgcaaattatgtaaaaattggctagtaaaaataaaaaacgaattattatatttatatgacaGAAAATTGAAGACTAATTTTtactacaatttttttataacgaataaattaaatttagtGGTGAAGGCCTATTTTCAGGTATGTAACTATTATTTAAGGGGTATTCTTAATGAAgtaaaagttatatatagGGAAAAAGGCTATGAGGAGCAGGTCAACAAGAACGTACGTTTAGTGTACTCGATGGTACTTGACTTTTTAAGGGGCAAATTCTACACTACTGGAAAAAGGAGCGGTACATGCAGTAGATATTGTAGTGTTGGCAGTGGTAGCACTAGTATGTGTTACcataattattacataaacaGCCTCCATCATAACAGAGGAAAGTGGGAGAATGTCGAATTagtagaaaatattttatggaACGTTAGAAGAAGATCAGCGCAAATGAATCCATTTGaaggaaatgaaaataacGAAAATTTAGTTTTGTTGTCAAGTATAAtaagaagagaaaaatacGTATTCTACAAAGTGCTATATTTTCAGTGTTTTAGTGCAGGACAAATTCAAATTGTTTATTGTATGATGGagcttattaaaatatttgagaaaatattttttttaaaaaaaagtgaagatattttttcaaattttaaatattacaacACAAGCTTGAAAAGCTTTTTTTGTGCTAACAAAAATGAGTATTTTAGAAGAAACAAATACCTAGCACAACTTGTCGATACGAAAAGAATTAAACGTTTATcagattatatttttttatcaaataatattttttgtgacaaaaaaaatatgaacaaggaaggaaaaaagttcaaatacaaaaggaataataatataaaatattcttcatttatttatttacaaaatgtTCATTTCCTATTAGGCAATGAGCTATTAATTGAtgcattaaaaattattaacaagtTTACAGACGATTACTTTAGCTATCTAATAACTGAAATGAAATCAAACACAAGGaaattatatcatattttatatgatgaGGGTATTAACAATTTCAGGGAGAAGTATACTTGTAGTTCATACAAATCtagtatgaaaaaaaaaaaaaatagaaagaaaaaaatgaaagaaatttTAAGCAAAAACACTTTAATAACAACTCATCATTTCCATTACTTAACTAGCCAAGAATTTAAGGATCATGTTAATGCCGATAGCATTACATTtcagaagaagaaaaatatacatacaaaagcTTTGCAAATTTATAAGAAcatgatttattttgtttgcCGCTTTTTAATAAGCAAAACGTTTTGTGATAACAGTacaatttttaacatttattcGAGAGAGGATAATACGTATGATGGTGCAGATACTGTTGAACTGTTTAGAAAAAATCGATTCAAAATGTTAACCATCAGAAGGAGGAAGGGGAAGCAAAAGAACAAATCTGCTCCTGTTATTGCTTCTGATGCCGTGCCTACCGCCGCTTCTGTCTATTTGGGGGCTAATTTCCCAAAGGAGGGTATCTCGACAGGCATTAATCGAATCACTCAGAAGGGGAGGGTGCACATAAATGACTGTGCTATATCCTTTTCAAAGAGATATATTTCAAGAATTAAGTTTTTGTCTTATTCCTATCCTTCTCGAGCTGTAAACttgaagaaaagaaaagtgAAATGCactaaaaaattgaataaacaGTTAAAAAGAATGATGATAAATACCTATATTCCACAGACGAATAAGAAAGTCTTTTATCGTATAAGCATCATTGACATATCTATGAAATCGCTTAAAAAGATGGACTACTGGGAGAAGCAAATGAACGATATCATATCAGTATATGGCAGATTTTTCTCAAAATGA
- a CDS encoding mediator of RNA polymerase II transcription subunit 10, giving the protein MSESKGRIKLKINLGNDEDSINNYTSSDPILKKKKKSSTLLSDSDKSKENLKDEDNNSCGSDKRLKDNNLEKKIISIISKLTKIACICENKKNNLNSNNINNSNNNSINNSNTNSNNNSNNYSNNYSNNNNNNNNNSNSNSNKNNNSNSNTNSESGKICKKLIKQMYKYEKCLNNLNNFINDNNNCLDDITFPNGLIKAVDNYMSADAWAYEYLLVECKKQNDKYRNIIQNISTFDSTLRYKIINEGVGNKLTMPIYAPVAGDKLNFLSEGYKNYYKNVHIPKELAEPFFEDVKRRKTGAGLDTAQEEEIKTYTTLTTGR; this is encoded by the coding sequence ATGAGCGAGAGCAAGGGaagaattaaattaaaaataaatttaggCAATGATGAGGAcagtataaataattataccaGTAGTGATccaattttgaaaaaaaaaaagaaaagctcTACTCTTTTAAGTGATTCAGataaaagtaaagaaaatttaaaagatgaAGATAATAATAGTTGTGGGTCAGACAAAAgattaaaagataataatttagaaaaaaaaattatatcgaTCATATCCAAATTAACTAAAATAGCTTGTAtatgtgaaaataaaaaaaacaaccTGAACagcaataatattaacaacagtaataataacagtattaataatagtaacactaatagcaataataatagtaacaactATAGTAACAACtatagtaacaataacaataacaataacaataatagtaatagtaatagcaataagaacaataatagtaatagtaatactaATAGTGAGAGCGGGAAAATTTGCAAGAAACTCATTAAACAGATGTATAAATACGAAAAATGCCTAAATAACCTAAATAACTTCATCAATGATAATAACAATTGCTTAGATGATATAACATTTCCTAATGGTTTAATAAAAGCTGTTGACAATTATATGAGTGCCGATGCGTGGGCTTACGAGTACTTATTGGTTGAATGTAAAAAACAGAATGACAAATACAGAAATATTATACAGAATATATCCACATTTGATAGCACGTTGAGgtacaaaataattaatgaagGTGTAGGTAACAAATTAACTATGCCTATCTATGCCCCTGTTGCGGgtgataaattaaattttttaagtgaaggatataaaaattattacaaaaatgtgCACATACCTAAAGAGCTAGCCGAGCCTTTTTTCGAAGatgtaaaaagaagaaaaacgGGGGCTGGATTGGACACAGCACAGGAAGAGGAGattaaaacatatacaaCACTTACAACGGGACGTTAA